The Strix uralensis isolate ZFMK-TIS-50842 chromosome 13, bStrUra1, whole genome shotgun sequence genome window below encodes:
- the VBP1 gene encoding prefoldin subunit 3 isoform X2: protein MAAATSSETGCGEVAAGEKRGPLGIPEAVFVEDVDSFMKQPGNETADVVLKKLDEQYQKYKFLELNLAQKKRRLKSQIPEIKQTLEILKHMQKKKDSTNPMETRFLLADNLYCKASVPPTDKVCLWLGANVMLEYDIDEAQALLEKNLSTATRNLDLLEEDLDFLRDQFTTTEVSILFFFLFAGAEAYVKAHIQSI from the exons atggcggcggccaCCAGCAGTGAGACGGGGTGCGGCGAGGTGGCGGCGGGCGAGAAGCGCGGGCCCCTCGGCATCCCTGAGGCGGTCTTCGTG GAAGATGTAGATTCTTTTATGAAACAGCCTGGAAATGAGACAGCAGATGTAGTTCTTAAGAAGTTGGATGAGCAGTATCAGAAGTATAAATTTTTGGAACTTAATCTTGCTCAAAAGAAAAGGAG GCTAAAAAGTCAGATTCCTGAAATTAAACAGACAttagaaattttaaaacacatgcagaagaaaaag GATTCCACAAATCCAATGGAAACCAGATTTTTATTGGCAGATAATCTCTACTGCAAAGCTTCAGTTCCTCCTACAGATAAAGTTTGTTTGTGGTTGGGG gcCAATGTGATGCTTGAATATGATATTGATGAAGCTCAGGCTTTGTTAGAGAAGAATTTGTCAACAGCCACAAGAAACCTTGATCTTCTAGAGGAAGACCTGGATTTTCTTAGAGATCAATTCACCACTACAGAAGtcagtatccttttttttttcttatttgcgGGGGCAGAGGCATATGTGAAAGCTCACATACAG AGCATATGA
- the VBP1 gene encoding prefoldin subunit 3 isoform X1 — MAAATSSETGCGEVAAGEKRGPLGIPEAVFVEDVDSFMKQPGNETADVVLKKLDEQYQKYKFLELNLAQKKRRLKSQIPEIKQTLEILKHMQKKKDSTNPMETRFLLADNLYCKASVPPTDKVCLWLGANVMLEYDIDEAQALLEKNLSTATRNLDLLEEDLDFLRDQFTTTEVNMARVYNWDVKRRNKQDPSKNKA, encoded by the exons atggcggcggccaCCAGCAGTGAGACGGGGTGCGGCGAGGTGGCGGCGGGCGAGAAGCGCGGGCCCCTCGGCATCCCTGAGGCGGTCTTCGTG GAAGATGTAGATTCTTTTATGAAACAGCCTGGAAATGAGACAGCAGATGTAGTTCTTAAGAAGTTGGATGAGCAGTATCAGAAGTATAAATTTTTGGAACTTAATCTTGCTCAAAAGAAAAGGAG GCTAAAAAGTCAGATTCCTGAAATTAAACAGACAttagaaattttaaaacacatgcagaagaaaaag GATTCCACAAATCCAATGGAAACCAGATTTTTATTGGCAGATAATCTCTACTGCAAAGCTTCAGTTCCTCCTACAGATAAAGTTTGTTTGTGGTTGGGG gcCAATGTGATGCTTGAATATGATATTGATGAAGCTCAGGCTTTGTTAGAGAAGAATTTGTCAACAGCCACAAGAAACCTTGATCTTCTAGAGGAAGACCTGGATTTTCTTAGAGATCAATTCACCACTACAGAAGtca ATATGGCTAGAGTTTATAATTGGGAtgtaaagagaagaaacaagcaaGACCCTTCCAAAAACAAAGCATAG
- the VBP1 gene encoding prefoldin subunit 3 isoform X3, which produces MKQPGNETADVVLKKLDEQYQKYKFLELNLAQKKRRLKSQIPEIKQTLEILKHMQKKKDSTNPMETRFLLADNLYCKASVPPTDKVCLWLGANVMLEYDIDEAQALLEKNLSTATRNLDLLEEDLDFLRDQFTTTEVNMARVYNWDVKRRNKQDPSKNKA; this is translated from the exons ATGAAACAGCCTGGAAATGAGACAGCAGATGTAGTTCTTAAGAAGTTGGATGAGCAGTATCAGAAGTATAAATTTTTGGAACTTAATCTTGCTCAAAAGAAAAGGAG GCTAAAAAGTCAGATTCCTGAAATTAAACAGACAttagaaattttaaaacacatgcagaagaaaaag GATTCCACAAATCCAATGGAAACCAGATTTTTATTGGCAGATAATCTCTACTGCAAAGCTTCAGTTCCTCCTACAGATAAAGTTTGTTTGTGGTTGGGG gcCAATGTGATGCTTGAATATGATATTGATGAAGCTCAGGCTTTGTTAGAGAAGAATTTGTCAACAGCCACAAGAAACCTTGATCTTCTAGAGGAAGACCTGGATTTTCTTAGAGATCAATTCACCACTACAGAAGtca ATATGGCTAGAGTTTATAATTGGGAtgtaaagagaagaaacaagcaaGACCCTTCCAAAAACAAAGCATAG